The following proteins come from a genomic window of Methanoculleus caldifontis:
- a CDS encoding bifunctional fructose-bisphosphatase/inositol-phosphate phosphatase, giving the protein MEFIRACDDVAGAVWDAVAGMVGTPEAGEYVKMGADGTPTKLIDQVAEDIIVDYFRCHPFCRRLISEELGCAEMGGENGTIFLDPIDGTYNAVVGIPFYALSIAYAEDGIVRQGYVRNLATGETFHAVRGQGAFLDGHPIRVSQVSLLEECAMSVYGRKFDPTRVLGINRQIRRWRLLGASALELCYVGCGRIDGFVDVRGTLRVTDAAAGMLVCEEAGGTVSDLEGNALIFPDEVSVGRSLVATNGVVHNKVIEYLR; this is encoded by the coding sequence ATGGAGTTCATCCGGGCATGCGACGATGTGGCGGGGGCCGTCTGGGACGCAGTAGCCGGCATGGTCGGAACGCCGGAAGCAGGGGAGTACGTGAAGATGGGCGCGGACGGCACGCCCACCAAACTGATAGACCAGGTCGCGGAGGATATCATCGTGGACTATTTCAGGTGCCACCCGTTCTGCCGGCGGCTGATCAGCGAGGAACTCGGCTGCGCCGAGATGGGCGGGGAGAACGGCACCATATTCCTCGACCCCATCGACGGCACCTACAACGCCGTGGTCGGGATACCGTTCTATGCCCTCTCGATCGCGTACGCAGAAGACGGCATCGTCCGGCAGGGATACGTCCGGAACCTCGCGACAGGTGAGACGTTCCACGCCGTCCGCGGGCAGGGCGCGTTCCTCGACGGACACCCCATCCGGGTATCGCAGGTCTCGCTCCTCGAAGAGTGCGCCATGAGCGTCTACGGCCGGAAGTTCGACCCGACCCGCGTCCTCGGGATCAACCGGCAGATCCGGCGCTGGCGCCTCCTCGGCGCATCGGCGCTCGAGCTCTGCTACGTAGGGTGCGGCCGCATCGACGGATTCGTCGACGTGCGGGGGACGCTCCGCGTCACCGATGCGGCGGCGGGGATGCTGGTCTGCGAGGAGGCCGGGGGGACCGTCTCGGACCTCGAGGGGAACGCCCTCATCTTCCCCGACGAGGTCTCCGTCGGCAGGAGCCTCGTCGCCACGAACGGGGTCGTGCACAACAAGGTGATCGAGTACCTGAGGTAG